One genomic window of ANME-2 cluster archaeon includes the following:
- a CDS encoding DUF120 domain-containing protein, with protein MICISKMASTMEDISALKKLALMGGLDGITRISSSEFAHHIFSSTQTASRRLQSLEQAGYITREVRPAGQHIKITSAGRQVLEAEYLEYRQIFTPGSTPIELTGHVITGLGEGQYYTTIKGYHDQFVNLLGFEPYPGTLNIKLEQESIVCRTLLNMKDKITIEGFTSKNRTFGGGRCFPVSLGNGTKGAIMIPDRTHYPDDTIEIISTENLREHLGLKDGSKITVIVE; from the coding sequence TTGATATGCATCTCAAAAATGGCGAGTACAATGGAAGATATATCAGCATTAAAAAAACTGGCACTTATGGGTGGACTTGATGGAATTACCAGGATATCATCATCTGAATTTGCACACCACATTTTTTCCAGTACCCAAACTGCATCCAGGCGGCTGCAGTCCCTTGAACAGGCAGGATATATTACGCGTGAAGTCAGGCCTGCGGGCCAGCACATCAAGATAACCAGTGCCGGGCGGCAGGTGTTGGAAGCAGAGTACCTGGAATACCGCCAGATATTCACACCCGGTTCAACACCGATCGAACTGACAGGTCATGTCATCACAGGTCTGGGTGAGGGGCAGTATTACACTACCATTAAAGGATATCATGACCAGTTCGTCAACCTGCTGGGATTCGAACCCTATCCGGGAACCCTGAATATAAAACTGGAACAAGAAAGCATAGTATGCCGGACCCTGTTGAACATGAAGGACAAGATAACCATAGAGGGATTCACCAGCAAAAACCGCACCTTCGGAGGGGGGCGCTGTTTCCCTGTTTCCCTGGGCAACGGCACCAAAGGGGCCATAATGATACCGGACAGGACACATTACCCTGACGATACCATTGAGATAATATCAACAGAGAACCTGAGAGAACACCTTGGATTGAAGGATGGCAGCAAAATCACAGTAATAGTAGAATAA